A genomic segment from Saprospiraceae bacterium encodes:
- a CDS encoding carboxylesterase family protein — translation MRKFNFRFSLFMFACLTMQVLSAQPLKTGINVAVANTESGKVRGYIHHDIYTYKGIPYAEAKRFEMPQKPKPWEGVRSSLSYGPVAPLMDPTISVFDESEFVFHHDWGYTNEDCLRINIWSPGINDGKKRPVMFWIHGGGFTAGSSQELPSYDGENLAKKGDVVVVSINHRLNILGFLDLSAYGEKYKNSANLSIIDIKAALEWVKNNIENFGGDPNNVTIFGQSGGGAKVNTLMAMPSAKGLFHKAINQSGSFRMDMLEKTETQAIATEVLKELKIDAKDVDKLQDIPFSDLSAAGKKALKTIADKMAAEGKPVTGFGLSWGPSRDGVILPYQLFSNEAFEMSKDIPLLIGTVKNEFGSMFTGMSDKTAEEINAYIQKQHGEKAEAYIKAVKKAYPNDTKPTDLIDVDVLFRPGAVVQANTKSALAGGAPVFMYLFDWQSPVLDGKYKAMHCMELPFVFNNIARCEEMTGGTKEAYVLAGKVSQAWINFARSGNPNHKDLPKWAAYHSSNTATMHFDNKCEVKPQMDKELFDLVVPK, via the coding sequence ATGAGAAAATTTAATTTCCGTTTCTCCTTATTTATGTTTGCCTGCCTTACCATGCAGGTGCTTTCAGCGCAACCACTAAAAACAGGCATTAATGTGGCGGTTGCCAATACCGAGTCGGGCAAAGTTCGCGGCTATATTCACCATGATATTTATACCTACAAAGGCATTCCCTATGCCGAGGCCAAGCGGTTTGAAATGCCTCAGAAACCAAAACCCTGGGAAGGGGTGCGAAGCTCCCTGTCCTATGGACCTGTCGCGCCACTAATGGACCCTACCATAAGTGTGTTTGACGAATCTGAGTTTGTTTTTCACCACGATTGGGGTTATACCAATGAAGATTGTCTCCGCATTAATATATGGTCACCAGGTATTAATGATGGCAAAAAACGCCCGGTCATGTTTTGGATTCACGGTGGCGGTTTTACAGCAGGGTCTTCGCAGGAATTGCCCTCCTACGATGGCGAGAATTTAGCGAAAAAGGGAGATGTGGTGGTCGTTTCGATCAATCACCGCTTAAATATCCTAGGCTTTTTGGACCTGTCCGCTTATGGTGAAAAGTATAAGAACTCCGCCAATTTGAGTATTATTGATATCAAAGCAGCGTTGGAGTGGGTAAAAAACAATATAGAAAACTTTGGCGGTGACCCTAATAATGTCACCATTTTTGGCCAATCCGGCGGTGGGGCAAAAGTGAATACATTGATGGCGATGCCCTCAGCCAAAGGTCTTTTTCACAAAGCAATTAATCAAAGTGGTTCCTTCCGTATGGACATGCTTGAAAAGACAGAAACACAAGCGATCGCAACAGAAGTATTAAAGGAATTGAAGATTGATGCCAAAGACGTGGATAAACTGCAAGATATTCCCTTTTCCGACTTGAGTGCCGCAGGTAAAAAAGCATTAAAAACGATTGCTGATAAAATGGCAGCGGAGGGTAAGCCTGTTACTGGTTTTGGGCTAAGTTGGGGACCAAGCCGTGATGGAGTTATTTTGCCCTATCAATTATTTTCAAATGAAGCTTTTGAAATGTCAAAGGATATTCCACTGCTGATCGGCACGGTTAAGAATGAGTTTGGCTCTATGTTCACTGGTATGAGCGATAAAACAGCAGAAGAAATCAATGCTTATATCCAAAAGCAGCATGGCGAAAAGGCAGAGGCTTATATTAAAGCCGTTAAAAAAGCCTATCCAAACGATACCAAACCGACGGACCTGATTGATGTGGATGTCTTGTTTCGACCTGGTGCGGTGGTTCAAGCCAATACGAAATCGGCACTTGCTGGCGGCGCGCCTGTATTTATGTACCTTTTTGATTGGCAATCACCCGTTTTGGATGGTAAATACAAAGCGATGCATTGCATGGAATTGCCTTTTGTGTTCAATAATATCGCCCGTTGCGAAGAGATGACTGGTGGCACCAAGGAGGCTTACGTTTTAGCAGGTAAAGTCAGCCAGGCATGGATCAATTTTGCCCGCTCAGGCAATCCCAATCACAAAGACTTGCCTAAATGGGCTGCCTATCATTCCAGCAACACCGCCACTATGCACT
- a CDS encoding GDSL-type esterase/lipase family protein → MKRKLWFCILGWVSFFSFCSAQQVIQLYDGKAPGSEHWTWSEQISTKNIFNTEVVYNVVQPTLTAFLPPYHLATGTAVIVAPGGAFHTLSINNEGIEVAKWLNSKGIAAFVLKYRVAHSLTDDPVQELMGKMGDFKKLDEENAPIVPLAMADGLAAVKYVRDHAKTFEVDPGKIGFMGFSAGGTLTMSVVYNGTDENRPNFVAPIYAYEPAIIGATLPSEKTPIFVAVAGDDQLGMVPYSINIYKKWFDAGHPAELHIYQKGGHGFGMRKQNLPTDSWHDRFWEWLKLHGYNKKLYPSKYEKLYGEEAIERGESMEGERFRKDFASLERYKAANRLVAPPRPEEKRVVFIGNSITEGWARVDSAFFIQHNYIGRGISAQTSPQILLRFQQDVVALQPQAVVIHIGTNDIAENTGPYDPSFTMGNIRSMVDIARANSIKVILGSVLPATKFEWRRALGDRSAMIVELNQRIKAFADQQQIPYIDYHSALKNEQNGMNPDIAEDGVHPTLKAYKIMGKLAKQAIDSIWKN, encoded by the coding sequence ATGAAACGAAAACTATGGTTTTGTATCCTAGGATGGGTTAGTTTCTTCTCCTTTTGCTCGGCCCAACAGGTCATCCAACTTTACGACGGCAAGGCGCCAGGGTCAGAACACTGGACGTGGAGCGAACAAATCAGCACCAAGAATATTTTCAATACAGAAGTGGTGTACAATGTCGTACAACCTACGCTCACAGCGTTTCTGCCGCCCTATCACCTGGCTACTGGGACGGCGGTTATTGTGGCGCCCGGCGGAGCTTTTCACACCCTTAGCATCAACAACGAAGGAATTGAGGTGGCTAAATGGCTGAACAGCAAAGGCATTGCTGCTTTTGTCTTAAAATATCGGGTTGCCCATAGTTTGACGGATGATCCTGTACAGGAATTGATGGGCAAAATGGGTGATTTTAAAAAACTAGATGAAGAAAATGCACCCATTGTCCCCTTGGCCATGGCAGATGGCCTGGCCGCTGTAAAATACGTGCGTGACCATGCGAAGACTTTTGAGGTCGATCCTGGAAAGATTGGCTTCATGGGCTTCTCGGCTGGGGGTACGCTCACCATGTCGGTGGTGTATAATGGAACGGACGAAAATCGTCCCAACTTTGTAGCGCCCATTTATGCTTATGAACCTGCTATCATTGGCGCTACTTTGCCATCAGAAAAGACGCCTATTTTTGTAGCTGTAGCAGGTGATGACCAACTTGGCATGGTGCCCTACAGTATCAATATTTATAAAAAATGGTTTGATGCTGGTCATCCTGCCGAATTGCACATCTACCAGAAAGGCGGCCACGGCTTTGGCATGCGCAAGCAAAATCTGCCGACCGACAGCTGGCATGATCGCTTTTGGGAATGGCTGAAATTACATGGTTATAATAAAAAATTGTACCCCAGTAAGTATGAAAAACTTTATGGGGAAGAAGCCATAGAAAGGGGCGAATCAATGGAAGGGGAGCGCTTCCGAAAAGATTTTGCCAGCCTGGAACGTTATAAGGCGGCCAACCGTCTGGTAGCCCCTCCGCGACCAGAGGAAAAACGAGTGGTATTTATTGGAAATTCCATTACAGAAGGTTGGGCAAGAGTCGACTCCGCTTTTTTTATCCAGCACAACTATATCGGCAGAGGCATTAGCGCTCAAACCTCCCCGCAAATACTCTTGCGATTTCAGCAGGATGTCGTTGCGCTGCAGCCTCAGGCCGTGGTCATTCACATCGGTACCAATGACATTGCCGAAAACACCGGGCCCTACGATCCCTCATTTACAATGGGCAATATCCGCTCAATGGTTGATATCGCCCGTGCAAATAGCATCAAGGTCATTTTGGGATCGGTGCTTCCTGCAACCAAATTTGAGTGGCGTCGGGCGCTAGGCGACCGTTCGGCTATGATTGTCGAGCTGAACCAGCGAATTAAAGCCTTTGCCGATCAGCAGCAAATTCCCTACATTGACTATCATAGTGCACTCAAAAATGAACAAAATGGGATGAATCCCGACATCGCAGAGGATGGCGTTCACCCCACTTTGAAAGCTTATAAAATCATGGGGAAATTAGCGAAACAAGCAATCGATTCTATTTGGAAAAACTGA
- a CDS encoding MFS transporter — MKKGLFSYENGIVLLMAFTFGCLFFDRLALNFLIPYVAKDLHLNNTQIGALAGGLSLAWAFSSYFTTAWAESRNKNKLTFILAVFLFSICSFGSGLAISFASLLIARVVMGFAEGPVIPLAQTFVERESTPSRLGLNVGILQAVGSALFGSILAPVILVQIAENIGWRSAFYIAGAPGLLLGLIAWFYIKPSTAERKGVQASSALNFKELFHYHNIKWGIPAACCVFGWWFSFLPFISKYFMDTQGMSGDQMGKTMGLLGVSGLLSSIIVPAFSDKYGRKPALLVAIGAGILFPFAVYYLNGSGLHLPAMFFTYFMMGTIPLVAAVVPSEAVPDHLKTKAIGLTTGIAEIIGGVLVPALAGVLSDRIAPSAFLWVSAVLGVLALLFVLKLRESRA; from the coding sequence ATGAAAAAAGGACTATTCTCCTACGAAAACGGCATCGTGCTTTTGATGGCCTTCACCTTTGGCTGTTTGTTTTTTGACCGCCTGGCGCTCAATTTTTTGATACCCTATGTGGCAAAAGACCTGCACCTGAATAATACCCAAATTGGCGCCTTGGCAGGTGGCTTGTCCTTGGCCTGGGCCTTTTCGAGTTATTTTACAACTGCCTGGGCGGAAAGCCGGAACAAAAACAAATTAACCTTCATTCTTGCTGTATTCCTATTTTCGATATGCTCCTTTGGGTCGGGCTTGGCGATTTCGTTTGCGTCCTTATTGATTGCCCGGGTGGTCATGGGATTTGCCGAGGGGCCGGTCATTCCCCTGGCACAAACCTTCGTGGAGCGCGAGTCGACGCCAAGCCGACTAGGCCTGAATGTGGGCATCTTGCAGGCGGTTGGCTCTGCCTTGTTTGGCTCCATTCTGGCACCCGTCATTTTAGTGCAAATTGCCGAAAATATTGGATGGCGCAGCGCTTTTTACATAGCGGGGGCGCCGGGTTTGCTCCTGGGCTTGATCGCCTGGTTCTACATCAAACCCTCGACGGCTGAGCGAAAAGGTGTGCAGGCAAGCTCCGCCCTCAACTTCAAGGAGCTGTTTCATTACCACAATATCAAATGGGGGATTCCCGCCGCCTGTTGTGTATTTGGATGGTGGTTTTCCTTCTTGCCCTTCATCTCCAAATATTTTATGGATACACAAGGAATGAGCGGTGACCAAATGGGGAAAACGATGGGATTGCTTGGCGTTTCGGGGCTTTTGTCTTCCATCATTGTACCTGCATTTTCGGATAAATATGGTCGCAAACCCGCCTTGCTTGTTGCCATTGGGGCAGGTATTTTGTTTCCGTTTGCCGTTTATTACCTGAATGGTTCAGGGCTGCATTTACCCGCCATGTTTTTTACTTATTTTATGATGGGAACCATACCATTGGTGGCCGCGGTAGTTCCCTCTGAAGCCGTCCCCGACCATTTAAAGACCAAAGCTATTGGTTTAACGACGGGCATCGCTGAAATAATAGGCGGTGTGTTGGTTCCTGCCCTGGCAGGTGTCCTATCTGATCGAATTGCTCCTTCTGCTTTCCTGTGGGTGTCGGCCGTTTTGGGTGTCTTGGCCTTGTTGTTTGTTTTAAAACTACGGGAATCTCGTGCATAG
- a CDS encoding DUF5597 domain-containing protein, whose amino-acid sequence MQLKSSLFIVFFLTLGSSIIYGQLPYLELSDHSTKLMVDGKPFIVLGGELHNSTCSDVAEMSKVWQEMKALNLNTVLAYAYWEMVEPEEGKYNFELIDAMLEGARKAQLKIILVWFGSWKSTASTYAPEWVKTNPERFKRYTLENGKTLEILSPFYEENRNADANAYVALMKHLKEVDVDHTVIMMQVENEPGCFENYRDYSPAALKAWASKMPDDMLNYLKARNGKLFPALEKAWSGQGYKTNGTWEEVLGKSTGEGEYKHYTEELFMAYHYSKYINYIAQKGREILDLPAFCNGWLYNPNGFYPHATVNPHVLDAYRAGGNALDFYAPNAYTLDYDKLFREYTFGGNILFIPESRLLAAGAIYSISAYNALGFGPFGINGAQMKSPENIGQLHLLKSTYKAISSMMGLITQHYGTDKMKGVYLNPVQETQELSLGDYKLTASSSRERGFSIDFGKSLEQAGKARMSFGPPPAGNEANVPKALPAGPFGPIPEDIGSAMVIQLAPDEFYVVGYGVKFHFDLKEGIPFQHLGFLSIDEGHFENDQFIPVKRWNGDEQKVSLPGDQITVLKIRLYRF is encoded by the coding sequence ATGCAGCTTAAATCAAGCCTTTTTATAGTCTTTTTTCTAACCCTTGGTTCATCCATCATTTATGGTCAACTTCCCTATTTAGAGCTATCCGATCATTCGACAAAACTAATGGTGGATGGCAAACCCTTCATTGTCCTGGGAGGAGAACTGCACAACTCCACTTGCTCTGACGTGGCTGAGATGAGCAAGGTATGGCAGGAAATGAAAGCGCTGAACCTCAACACAGTACTCGCCTACGCCTATTGGGAGATGGTGGAACCGGAAGAGGGGAAATATAATTTTGAGTTGATTGATGCCATGTTAGAAGGTGCGCGTAAAGCGCAGTTGAAGATCATACTGGTCTGGTTCGGAAGTTGGAAAAGTACAGCTTCGACCTATGCCCCAGAATGGGTGAAAACTAATCCGGAAAGATTCAAAAGGTACACTTTGGAGAATGGTAAAACCCTGGAAATATTGTCGCCATTTTACGAAGAAAACCGAAATGCAGATGCCAATGCCTATGTGGCTTTGATGAAGCACCTCAAGGAAGTAGATGTGGATCATACGGTGATCATGATGCAGGTGGAAAATGAGCCTGGCTGTTTTGAAAATTACCGCGATTATTCTCCTGCAGCCCTTAAGGCATGGGCCAGTAAAATGCCTGATGATATGCTCAACTATCTGAAAGCTCGCAATGGGAAATTATTTCCTGCGTTGGAAAAAGCCTGGTCCGGCCAAGGCTATAAGACCAACGGGACCTGGGAGGAAGTTTTAGGCAAAAGTACCGGCGAAGGGGAGTATAAGCATTACACCGAAGAGCTGTTTATGGCCTATCACTATTCCAAATACATCAATTATATTGCACAAAAAGGCAGGGAAATATTGGATTTACCTGCCTTCTGTAATGGATGGCTATATAATCCAAATGGATTTTACCCCCATGCAACGGTAAACCCTCATGTCTTGGATGCTTACCGGGCTGGTGGAAATGCATTAGATTTTTATGCGCCTAATGCCTACACTTTAGACTATGATAAGCTTTTTAGGGAATACACATTTGGTGGGAACATCCTTTTTATCCCAGAAAGCCGATTACTGGCGGCGGGTGCAATTTATTCCATTTCAGCCTATAATGCTTTGGGCTTTGGACCATTTGGTATTAATGGAGCGCAAATGAAAAGCCCAGAGAATATCGGCCAATTACATTTGCTGAAAAGCACATATAAGGCCATTTCCAGCATGATGGGGCTCATCACACAGCATTATGGTACCGATAAAATGAAAGGCGTATACCTGAATCCCGTCCAGGAGACACAGGAACTTAGCCTCGGTGATTACAAATTAACAGCTTCCAGTTCTCGTGAGCGAGGTTTTAGCATAGATTTTGGCAAATCCTTAGAGCAGGCAGGTAAAGCCAGAATGTCTTTTGGACCACCCCCCGCAGGAAATGAAGCGAATGTACCTAAGGCTCTACCTGCCGGACCTTTTGGCCCAATACCAGAAGACATAGGTTCTGCGATGGTTATTCAACTGGCGCCTGATGAATTTTATGTGGTAGGTTACGGAGTTAAATTCCATTTTGACTTAAAGGAGGGTATTCCGTTCCAGCATTTAGGCTTCTTATCAATTGATGAAGGGCATTTCGAAAACGATCAATTTATTCCTGTCAAACGTTGGAATGGGGATGAACAAAAAGTAAGTCTGCCAGGTGACCAAATAACCGTCCTTAAGATTCGACTGTATCGTTTTTGA
- a CDS encoding helix-turn-helix transcriptional regulator, with the protein MSKPSSIPVWEFSVMSHHHFGRVQKQPSFAPFHQLFHINRLEDYRDKIQFPLPPHRKPVYDFLFLVEGKTRRSKALTPHDIGENTFFFLPAYQITHHEFMSEDTKGFYCHFNFDLFTNALPQHNLLRDFPFLQFIGHPIITIDETTKFFVLNILHRLEVEYQKETIEKFDLVAVYLLTLFTEVNRFFTPAKPAKKSTALLITENYKDALARHIYEKQKVAEYAELLNISPNHLNKCVKKVIGISAQDLLNDMVVLEAKVLLKQTDLQINEIAYQLSQKNHSDFSRFFKLKTGMTPKEYKQL; encoded by the coding sequence ATGTCGAAACCGAGCTCCATACCCGTTTGGGAATTCAGCGTAATGAGTCACCACCATTTCGGGAGGGTACAAAAACAACCTTCTTTTGCCCCTTTTCACCAGCTTTTCCATATCAATAGGCTGGAAGATTACCGGGACAAAATACAGTTCCCTTTGCCACCGCATCGCAAACCTGTGTATGATTTTCTGTTTCTAGTCGAAGGCAAGACTCGTCGTAGTAAGGCCTTAACACCTCATGATATTGGCGAAAACACTTTCTTTTTTCTACCTGCTTATCAGATTACCCATCACGAATTCATGAGTGAGGATACGAAAGGTTTTTATTGCCATTTTAATTTTGACCTTTTCACCAATGCGCTTCCACAGCATAATTTGCTTCGGGACTTTCCTTTTCTTCAATTTATTGGTCATCCGATCATTACCATTGATGAAACGACAAAATTCTTTGTTTTAAATATTCTCCATCGGCTGGAAGTGGAGTACCAAAAGGAAACTATAGAAAAATTTGACCTGGTAGCTGTTTACTTACTTACGCTTTTTACGGAAGTGAATCGTTTTTTCACCCCAGCTAAGCCTGCCAAAAAAAGTACAGCCTTATTGATTACCGAAAATTACAAAGATGCCCTCGCCCGCCATATTTATGAAAAACAAAAAGTAGCCGAATATGCCGAACTACTCAACATTTCACCCAATCACTTGAATAAATGTGTCAAAAAAGTAATCGGAATATCCGCCCAAGATTTGCTAAACGATATGGTGGTGCTGGAAGCCAAAGTGCTCCTGAAACAGACAGATCTTCAGATCAATGAGATTGCTTATCAACTTTCTCAAAAAAACCATAGTGACTTTAGCCGGTTTTTTAAATTAAAGACGGGAATGACCCCAAAAGAGTATAAGCAGTTGTAG
- a CDS encoding glycoside hydrolase family 3 N-terminal domain-containing protein — translation MNRIYHIFIVFLSLLQVSSILAQGTYLFQPPIEARAVELLHDGQLTFKDLNKNKQLDLYEDWRQPVDKRIEDLITQMTLEEKVGMLLINTLNAGEKGRLTDQAVNFIEDEKMTRFIFRNVLKDNPTPSVSGNPFAGTQITPFEAAQFLNAAQELAESTRLGIPGLFKSNARNHMDFDARAGINVESGSFSSWPKENGLAATRDMELIADFAKIMAEEWTAIGLRGMYGYMADLSTEPRWYRIHETFTEDSDLASNIISVLVKNLQGESLNSKSVALTIKHFPGGGPQEGGGDPHYDFGKNQVYPANKFDYHLAPFKAAINAGASSIMAYYGIPVGQPYLPNNVGMAFSKGIITDLLRKKLDFKGYVNSDTGIIGDRAWGLEDKSVDEQILIAIDAGTDVLSGFNNNKQILDLVKSGKLPESRVDLSVKRLLKEQFELGLFENPYVDPNRAAYIVGNPSFQRKADLAQRKSIVLLQNKMNLPIALPKAKDTLNVFTMGIDTDLFNDRTWAGVKAISGDYDASKGEMLPTISDDIDYAIIRVNVSNSREGGRRFGGADPKELDFLAFSDMAKAKSWNISPSLSDIQNIMKTVGAEKTVLSIDFRQPYVIDENCGFLDAGVILATFGVSDAAVMDILTGRFKPTGKLPFALANKAKAIVDQDPDAPGYAKEDTLFPFGFGLTY, via the coding sequence ATGAATCGTATCTACCACATCTTCATCGTATTCCTATCGTTGTTACAAGTCAGCAGTATTTTGGCACAAGGAACCTATCTCTTTCAGCCGCCTATTGAAGCGCGTGCGGTAGAACTGCTGCATGATGGCCAGTTGACGTTTAAGGACCTCAATAAGAATAAACAACTCGACCTATATGAAGATTGGCGCCAGCCCGTAGACAAACGCATTGAGGACCTGATCACTCAGATGACCTTGGAGGAAAAGGTGGGCATGCTGCTAATCAATACCCTTAACGCGGGAGAAAAGGGGCGACTGACCGATCAAGCGGTCAATTTTATAGAAGATGAAAAGATGACCCGGTTTATTTTCAGAAATGTATTGAAGGATAATCCCACTCCATCCGTATCTGGAAATCCGTTTGCTGGTACTCAAATCACTCCTTTTGAAGCCGCTCAATTTTTGAATGCAGCCCAGGAACTCGCCGAAAGCACACGCCTTGGCATACCGGGATTATTTAAGTCTAACGCTAGAAACCACATGGATTTTGATGCGCGTGCAGGGATTAATGTGGAGTCCGGCTCATTTTCATCCTGGCCCAAAGAAAATGGATTGGCAGCGACAAGGGATATGGAATTAATTGCTGACTTTGCTAAAATAATGGCCGAGGAATGGACCGCAATTGGATTGCGAGGAATGTACGGATACATGGCTGATTTATCAACCGAGCCACGTTGGTATAGAATCCATGAAACCTTTACAGAAGACAGCGATTTGGCTTCCAATATTATCTCGGTTCTTGTCAAAAACTTGCAAGGAGAATCATTGAATTCAAAAAGCGTTGCCCTGACCATTAAGCATTTTCCGGGGGGTGGGCCGCAGGAAGGTGGTGGCGATCCACATTATGATTTCGGTAAAAACCAGGTTTATCCCGCCAATAAATTCGATTATCACCTTGCACCCTTTAAAGCTGCCATCAATGCCGGCGCCTCCTCCATTATGGCTTATTATGGCATTCCTGTAGGTCAGCCCTACCTGCCAAATAATGTCGGTATGGCTTTTTCCAAAGGGATTATTACCGATTTATTGAGGAAAAAACTTGACTTTAAAGGCTATGTCAATTCTGATACCGGCATTATTGGAGATAGAGCCTGGGGTTTGGAAGACAAGAGCGTTGATGAACAAATTCTCATCGCTATTGATGCGGGAACAGATGTGCTTTCTGGTTTTAATAATAACAAACAAATACTAGACTTGGTTAAATCTGGAAAACTTCCGGAAAGTAGGGTCGATCTGTCGGTCAAAAGGTTATTAAAGGAACAATTTGAACTTGGCTTATTTGAAAATCCATATGTTGATCCGAATCGGGCGGCCTACATCGTTGGCAATCCTTCTTTTCAAAGAAAGGCAGACCTTGCGCAGAGAAAATCCATTGTCTTGCTCCAAAACAAAATGAACCTGCCAATAGCCCTGCCAAAAGCGAAAGACACCCTAAATGTATTTACAATGGGGATCGATACCGATTTGTTTAACGATCGGACTTGGGCTGGTGTTAAAGCAATTTCCGGTGATTATGATGCCAGCAAAGGCGAAATGCTGCCGACCATAAGTGACGATATCGATTACGCTATCATTAGGGTTAATGTATCAAATAGTAGGGAGGGTGGCCGTAGATTTGGAGGAGCCGATCCAAAAGAATTGGATTTTCTGGCTTTCTCAGACATGGCTAAGGCAAAGTCCTGGAACATAAGTCCCTCCTTAAGCGACATCCAAAACATCATGAAAACGGTAGGGGCTGAGAAAACGGTTTTATCCATAGATTTCCGGCAGCCGTATGTCATAGACGAAAATTGTGGATTCCTTGATGCGGGGGTTATTTTAGCTACCTTTGGCGTAAGTGATGCTGCTGTGATGGATATTCTGACGGGACGATTTAAACCTACTGGAAAGCTTCCTTTTGCCCTAGCGAACAAGGCCAAGGCCATTGTTGACCAAGATCCAGATGCGCCGGGATATGCGAAGGAGGATACGTTGTTCCCTTTTGGTTTTGGACTGACTTATTGA
- a CDS encoding cyclase family protein: protein MKIIDLSVTISEEIKEPLPTKIVYEDHKEGAQKMGGKLFEGLTDVFIDGNGPAGEFLTVTSHCGTHVDAPYHYFPTCAGKPSRTIDEMPLDWFFHDGVVLDFTDKPDGYMFEPEDLKEKLAAINYTLKPYDIVLIRCDADKRIHDEDFVKIHVGASAAATHWLIDQGIKVMGTDGWGWDIPLHIQAADYRANPRPGVIWQAHYVGIEKEYCQIEKMANLDQLPPFGFKVACFPAKIKGGSGGWTRAVAIFE, encoded by the coding sequence GTGAAAATCATAGACCTCTCCGTTACCATTTCTGAAGAGATAAAAGAGCCGCTGCCTACCAAAATTGTCTACGAAGACCATAAAGAAGGCGCTCAAAAAATGGGTGGCAAACTTTTTGAAGGCCTGACCGATGTTTTTATTGATGGCAATGGCCCGGCAGGTGAGTTTCTGACCGTCACCAGCCATTGTGGCACCCATGTAGATGCCCCCTATCATTATTTTCCAACCTGCGCTGGCAAGCCATCCAGAACCATTGATGAAATGCCACTGGATTGGTTTTTCCATGATGGCGTTGTCTTGGATTTTACCGATAAGCCCGATGGCTATATGTTTGAGCCAGAAGATTTGAAAGAAAAACTGGCAGCCATCAACTACACCTTAAAACCTTATGATATCGTCCTGATCCGTTGCGATGCGGATAAACGCATTCACGATGAAGATTTTGTCAAAATTCACGTAGGTGCTTCCGCCGCTGCCACCCACTGGCTGATCGACCAGGGAATCAAAGTGATGGGCACCGATGGCTGGGGCTGGGATATTCCACTACACATTCAGGCTGCCGACTACCGGGCCAACCCGCGCCCAGGTGTGATCTGGCAGGCCCATTATGTCGGCATTGAAAAGGAATATTGCCAGATTGAAAAAATGGCCAACCTTGATCAATTGCCACCTTTTGGTTTTAAAGTGGCCTGCTTTCCCGCCAAGATAAAGGGGGGGAGCGGTGGCTGGACCAGAGCAGTGGCTATCTTTGAATAG